One Ensifer adhaerens genomic window, CCGCCCTGGCGCCCGACTTCGCGCAATTTTCCAGATACTTGCTGAACTTGTCTTCGCGGGAAAACACATATGACAATCGGAGCGCTTTAAAGCGCGTATCACCAAGGAAGCGCTTTTCCAGATCATGTTTCATTATCCCGTATTCTCCAGCGGGATGACATGGGGAGGTTTCCGTAACCGGCTCCTCCGAGCTGCCATATACCGTATCGCTTGAGAGGAATAAAATCCTGCCGTCGCGCTCAAAGATCCTTTCGATAAATTCCGATGTTCCCGTGACATTTACCGAATAGGCGTAGTCATATTGTGACGCGCAAACATCTGGCGCGGATATGGCTGCCGCTACAACAATCACGTCCTTAGCCTTTATGAGGCCGTAATCAAAGTCCCCGGGCGCCTGCAGATCCAGGTGCGGGAGACCGGATCGTCTCAATGAACTCGTCCCGATAACCTCGAAGGTTCTCGAGGCCTTCTCGTAAAGTCTTGCGCCCACGTAGCCGGTGGCGCCGGCAATAATCAATGTCATGAGACCTTCACTGAATATCGGTGTCGAAAAGCGGAAAGTACTTCATCTTGTACTCAAGGTTACGACAGCGTTCTGCTACCTTGCGAGCCGGATTGCCTGCCACGACTGCGTAGGCCGGTACATCCTTCGTTACGACCGCTCCAGCGCCAATCACGGCGCCTCTTCCAACGGTAACTCCGGGAAGAACAATCGCCCGAGCTCCGATCCAGACGTCATCCATTATGACAACCGGCTTGGCCACGGCATGGAAGTAAGGAGAGTTCACAACGTGCGTAACGGTATGAATAAGGGTATGATGCGAGACACTGACATTGTTGCCGATATAGAGGGGGCCTCGGCCGTCCAGGTACGTACAGCGATTTATGACAGAATTGTCGCCAATCTTAATCTCGTATCCAGTAACGAAGCAACCCATGGCAATGCTGGTGTCTTTGCCAATACGTACGTTGCAAAAAGTTCTTAGGTACCATATTCTTAAAAAATATGGCGTCCAGTTCATGAACAGGTGATTTCCCAGGTAAAATAGAAATGCCGGAATAAGGCTTTTCTGTATATATTGGAGCATAATCTCCCTCGTTATCTGATAATTCCCTCGATTATTGAAATGTACTTTCCAATAGTTTGCGTGAAGTCGAATTTTTCCTTAATTTTAACATACCCATCACGTCCAGAAGCTGCCCAATACTCCTTGTTTGACGCGAATTGGACCATCGCATTGGCAAGATAGGGCGCCGTACTAAATTGGCGCTGCTCGTAGCCTATCCTGTCAAGTAGTGGTGAGTCCAAATTCAGGGTGTCACCATATTCGTTCGGGATAATAATTCCGATGTCGTTGTTCTCGATGACTTCCGGCGCACCGCCCGTGTTAGTGAGAATCATCGGTTTGCCGTAATACATGGCCTCATTCATGGCGATGCTCCAGCCTTCGATTAAGGACGGCAGAAGAAATGCATCGCTCATTTTATGGAACGGTCCGATGTCCGAAAAATACCCGGGCATGAGAATATGTTTGTCCAATTGCCAATCGGAAAGGTCGTGGCGCAACTGAGCTACGTGCGGCGGGTATATTTCGTTGCCAATGCAGACAATCTTGATGTCGTCGCGCTTTTTCAGGATGAGCTTCATGGCGTCGGCCATGAGGTAGTGTGCCTTATGTAGGTTGTAGGATGCGACGTTCAGGAATACGTAGTCTTCAGGCTTCAACCCGAGGCTCTCGCGGGGAACGGGTGAAGATTTGCGAAAGTTCGCATCATGTTCCTCGATAATCAGGCCGTTGGGAACAGTGATAATTTTTGCTGCGCTGATATCAAGCTTCCCAACGGCGTAGTCCGTCGCTTTCTGTGAAACTGATATATACAGATCAACAAAAATGTCGTTGGCTAAAAAGTTGGCAAGTGCTTCGCCGGAAAGCATGGCATAGACATTATGGATGAATGTTATGTTGGGAATACCCAGTTCGCGGAAGACTTTGTATCCCGCAGAGGAAAAGTGCGACATGGAGATTTTGACATTTTCCCGAACGAGAATGTCTTTGTAGAATTTGTCGCGATCCTGCTCTGGCAACTGTACAACACGCACACCGTGTCGTCGGGCGACTTCGCCTAGATGGCCGACCTTGTTGACAGAAAAGATAAGGGGAGTAATCCCAAATTTTTGGAACTCCAAGGCGCAATCAAGAACGACTTTTTCAAGACCGCCTTTGTCGAAGCCTGACAGTTCTATCGCGGCTACCAACGGCTCGGTGAGCCCGACCTTTGTGGTAATCGCAGGCAAAGGGGTAGGGATCTGATTGTTCAGAACCTGTTCAAAGCTCGCAAAGTATTCTGCCGAGGTGATCCGTTCGTAAAAGTCATGCCGGTGGCTGAAGTCGCCCCTTACCGGCACGAAGGATGCAATTAGGCTGGTAAGATTTTTTGTCGCGAGCAGCACTTGCAGGTCTGAATAGGACGCGGAATTGAAATACTCTTCCGGGAGCCTGAGGCTCAAACGATCCAACGCCTGTGTAACTACGCCCGCGATTTCAATGCGGACCTTGTTGATGTTCTCTTTGATCGTGTTCGTCGGATGAACGCGATAGACAATGTGTTCGAAGCCTTTATCGAAGTAAATATCGGAATTTCTGGACGATGCCATAAGAAAATCAAGGTCGTGGCAATAACGCAGGGGCTGAAAATGGCCGTTGCGCTCCCAAAGCTCCTTTGAGAACACAAAATTCGAAGTAGTGGCTGCAAAATTCTCATGCAACAATGACATCGGCAAGTTGCCGCTTTGTGTTAGGAACTGCTTGGCCCTGTCCAACCAATCAATCGTGATCCCGCTCGTAACCTCGACGCCCTCGGAATCCATGATGGCAACTTCACCGACAATAAGGCCAATGTCCGGTCGAGACATGAACATCTCGATACAACGTTGAAGCTTTTGGGGCTTAAAAATATCGTCCGAGTTCAGAACGGCGATATAGTCGGTCTTCGCCATCCCTATCGCGCGGTTGATCGTGTTATGGGCACCCTGGTTCTTCTGTTTCAGGACTGTCGCGCCGGGTGCGTTCTTTAGGAAATCACGAGCGATCTTGTAGCCGTTATCCTTGGAACCATCGTCAATCACGATGATCTCGTCTGGGCAAAGCGTCTGATCCGACACACTTTGTAGGGCAGCCAAAATGTAATCAGCGTGATTGTAAAGGGGGATGACAACCGCGATGCTTGGGCGTTGGCGTTTCATTGGCATGCTCGTATTCTTTCGATTGGCGTGCGGCCCTCTTAAGGGCCCAATTAATTTTGAGCCAAGAGTTCCTTCACGATGCGCGCGCCGGTGTCGAGCGAATAGTCCCGCTGGATAAGGGCAAAGCCTTCGCGCGACAGACGGTCCCACTGTGCTGGATTCTCGTATAAACGGGTGATTGCGTTCGCGAATTCGGCCGGCGTCTTGCCGACAACGATGTTCAACCCATCTTCGAACCCCATGCCTTCAGCGGCGATCGGGCTAGCGACGCAAGGCACACCACGTGCCAGGCTCGAAACCACCTTGCCCTTTGCACCTGCCCCGTACCGTAACGGGGCGACCGTCAACTTCAAGCGGTCTAGCTCAGGGTCAATCTCCGGCACATAGCCGACCCATTCGACGTTCCTGTCCGGGCGGCTAGATAGTGCCTCAGGTAGGTGAGAACCTATGATCCGGATACGCAAGTCTGGCAGATTCCTAAGTACTAGCGGCCAAACTTCGGAGAGGAAATACTCTACGGCATCTACGTTCGGCTGATGTTGGAAGCCACCTATAAAGGCGATATCTCGGCGTTCGGAAAAATCTGCGAAATCATATTCCCCGATTTCGCGCATAATCGGCACGATCGTGACCGCGGCGCCCGGAATTTCTTTGTTCAGAATATCCAGTTCTGTCGTGGACAGCACAATGGTAAGGTCGGCGGAGCGAATGCATTTAAATTCCGCTTCCTTTGTTTTTTGCGCTTCGGCAAGACCTGCAGCATCCCCTGTCAAGGCGGCCTGCCTCTCTTCCCGGATATAATGCAAGTCAACCGTGTTGAAGATGACTTTGGCGTTAGGGCAGAAGAGCCTTACACGATCTATCCAGGCGCCACCCCAGTGGACGCGGGACATAAACGCAATTTCGAGCAATTCGGCGTTTAGGAAGAGATATTCTTCGAGATTGCTATAATGATCAGATGAGACGCAATGAACGCCCATAGCCTCTAGATCATCCCGATACCTGTCCTTCGTAGCAAAGTCGAGCAGGCCAACGTAGGCGACTTCGTAGCCGAGGCTTTGAAATATGCGGGCAAAACTGACTTGTTCCATTGATCCAGCATCTTCATCTGGATGTGGATAGAAGGTGTTGACCATGAGTACTATCTTGCGCCTCGCGGCATCGGGGGCATTTGCACTCGCGGTCAGCGTAGTGACTTCAAGGTTGGGAACGCTCACACCAACGCGTCTTGACGACGAAATGGGAGCGGACTGTTCTGCTAAGCGGCCAACGTAAATGTAATGTTCAAGCACATTGCGACCTCCGAGATCACCCGCAATTTCGATATACCGTGCGGGGTTGAAATCGGAGTTTGGACGCCGTCCCTCTTTGTGGCCCGCTACTACGTAGTGAGACAAGGGATTCATATTAGACGGCAGGTCGGGGTTATGTTTCATATAGAAACGGGAATCGAACCACGGACTGGGATTGCGACCTTCTCCGGCCCCATAAATCAAATAGTGGGTCAACGGGTTAAGCTTGCTGGCAGCCACATCAGGATAGATCCAAAGGTAGTGGTCTGCATCGAATAGTGGATGCGGAGCACAGCGAGGGTGTCGGAGGAAGTGTAGCACCGGGTTGCAACCCGACACTTTCACATCCGGATATCTTTCGTGGTACCACTTTACATCGAACAGGGCGCAGGGATTGTATCCCTTGTCAGCTCCAAATCGAACGAAGTGTTCGGCTGCCGACATGTCCAGAACTCCGACTTCCGGATACTGGTTAACGTAGTAGTCGCGGTCTATGATTGGGTGCACTATTCGGCCTTCGCGGCGGCCGAAATCTATGAAATGCACGAAAGCATCCAATTTCGACGAAGCCACATCGGGATAAAGAAGTTCATAGATGCCACGATCAAATATAGGAAAATCATCGACGACAGACGTGACTCCTGCCAGATAA contains:
- a CDS encoding NAD-dependent epimerase/dehydratase family protein, which translates into the protein MTLIIAGATGYVGARLYEKASRTFEVIGTSSLRRSGLPHLDLQAPGDFDYGLIKAKDVIVVAAAISAPDVCASQYDYAYSVNVTGTSEFIERIFERDGRILFLSSDTVYGSSEEPVTETSPCHPAGEYGIMKHDLEKRFLGDTRFKALRLSYVFSREDKFSKYLENCAKSGARADIFHPFFRSAIYRDDVIAGICSLARDWDRFEYPVVNFGGPEMVSRKMIADSLQALALPALRYDTTEPAEHFFRNRPRYINMRSDLLPTIIPNATHTIKQAIIADYGHEV
- a CDS encoding acyltransferase, encoding MNWTPYFLRIWYLRTFCNVRIGKDTSIAMGCFVTGYEIKIGDNSVINRCTYLDGRGPLYIGNNVSVSHHTLIHTVTHVVNSPYFHAVAKPVVIMDDVWIGARAIVLPGVTVGRGAVIGAGAVVTKDVPAYAVVAGNPARKVAERCRNLEYKMKYFPLFDTDIQ
- a CDS encoding glycosyltransferase, with amino-acid sequence MKRQRPSIAVVIPLYNHADYILAALQSVSDQTLCPDEIIVIDDGSKDNGYKIARDFLKNAPGATVLKQKNQGAHNTINRAIGMAKTDYIAVLNSDDIFKPQKLQRCIEMFMSRPDIGLIVGEVAIMDSEGVEVTSGITIDWLDRAKQFLTQSGNLPMSLLHENFAATTSNFVFSKELWERNGHFQPLRYCHDLDFLMASSRNSDIYFDKGFEHIVYRVHPTNTIKENINKVRIEIAGVVTQALDRLSLRLPEEYFNSASYSDLQVLLATKNLTSLIASFVPVRGDFSHRHDFYERITSAEYFASFEQVLNNQIPTPLPAITTKVGLTEPLVAAIELSGFDKGGLEKVVLDCALEFQKFGITPLIFSVNKVGHLGEVARRHGVRVVQLPEQDRDKFYKDILVRENVKISMSHFSSAGYKVFRELGIPNITFIHNVYAMLSGEALANFLANDIFVDLYISVSQKATDYAVGKLDISAAKIITVPNGLIIEEHDANFRKSSPVPRESLGLKPEDYVFLNVASYNLHKAHYLMADAMKLILKKRDDIKIVCIGNEIYPPHVAQLRHDLSDWQLDKHILMPGYFSDIGPFHKMSDAFLLPSLIEGWSIAMNEAMYYGKPMILTNTGGAPEVIENNDIGIIIPNEYGDTLNLDSPLLDRIGYEQRQFSTAPYLANAMVQFASNKEYWAASGRDGYVKIKEKFDFTQTIGKYISIIEGIIR
- a CDS encoding glycosyltransferase, which codes for MKKYYSERLSYEYFFLDRRALAEDLTTYIKTLINAAPRRPILQCTRTIGRVQWLKSNFESKHIFLLRNPWDQWYSYKVDKYISSTPQIIVSQSDTPEVLTDVASHRGVLPLQGTNVNEKLAFAYTHPLPPESDYALFFAVWAYSFVLSKRHCDVIVDMDSICSDPAYRGAALQALAEVGLEGIDLSDADLPTAMFEPREQRFYELVEDQVLEVFRNHDFKAEEIGEIRSYIDGRRTASFCGAGSANEAARIRDVLLAGDRHIASVTAGLTEAVRIRDGEIAEAALDIRSTREEVESLRAQIGDTLDKYQKSVEDVQVYSDLYNSKAMELAAAQGELDRLSVFESALASQGEELAKAHNAVSRLEEERTRYESLVRELSSLRDEADVQHKTLAADHDALSKELANAKDEQSRLETALSQSENALLQSRQQSSAQDRLERLLQQDLAAANQVVEIYQNRVATEIERDIRRQRGVAGRMLGLVRGGRPDRFGRMDADARKIEAFLDQFSDAQLGVPRNGRRQRILRYLAGVTSVVDDFPIFDRGIYELLYPDVASSKLDAFVHFIDFGRREGRIVHPIIDRDYYVNQYPEVGVLDMSAAEHFVRFGADKGYNPCALFDVKWYHERYPDVKVSGCNPVLHFLRHPRCAPHPLFDADHYLWIYPDVAASKLNPLTHYLIYGAGEGRNPSPWFDSRFYMKHNPDLPSNMNPLSHYVVAGHKEGRRPNSDFNPARYIEIAGDLGGRNVLEHYIYVGRLAEQSAPISSSRRVGVSVPNLEVTTLTASANAPDAARRKIVLMVNTFYPHPDEDAGSMEQVSFARIFQSLGYEVAYVGLLDFATKDRYRDDLEAMGVHCVSSDHYSNLEEYLFLNAELLEIAFMSRVHWGGAWIDRVRLFCPNAKVIFNTVDLHYIREERQAALTGDAAGLAEAQKTKEAEFKCIRSADLTIVLSTTELDILNKEIPGAAVTIVPIMREIGEYDFADFSERRDIAFIGGFQHQPNVDAVEYFLSEVWPLVLRNLPDLRIRIIGSHLPEALSSRPDRNVEWVGYVPEIDPELDRLKLTVAPLRYGAGAKGKVVSSLARGVPCVASPIAAEGMGFEDGLNIVVGKTPAEFANAITRLYENPAQWDRLSREGFALIQRDYSLDTGARIVKELLAQN